A single window of Selenomonas sputigena DNA harbors:
- the scfA gene encoding six-cysteine ranthipeptide SCIFF: MKHIKTVNKPTMQKTLKTGGCGECQASCQSACKTSCTVGNQVCESRKQA, encoded by the coding sequence ATGAAACACATCAAGACGGTCAACAAGCCGACGATGCAGAAGACGCTGAAGACGGGCGGCTGCGGCGAATGCCAGGCGTCGTGCCAGTCGGCATGCAAGACGTCCTGCACGGTGGGCAATCAGGTCTGTGAGAGCAGGAAGCAAGCGTGA
- the scfB gene encoding thioether cross-link-forming SCIFF peptide maturase, which yields MKERIHKFKQADSFILLDVNSGAVHVVDEMIYDIMDVFDGTNDRAVVDALGAKYPRAELSEALEELHELMALGELFAPDIDVPPTFSQKGLVKSLCLMVAQDCNLRCKYCFGDGGNYGMERAVMSPEVGCRAVDFLIEGSGPRKHCEIDFFGGEPLLNMKTIKKVTEHIRKREKETGKIFKLTLTTNGMLLNDANIAWLNANDFSLVLSLDGRRETNDAMRPDVGGHGTYDRIVENFRRCLASRAGGDWDYRGVYTYLRGTYTKRNLDFTEDVLSMHDAGFNILSVEPVVLKDSPLALMEEDLPRIREEYDRLAAAYMERHRAGRGFFFFHFNMDLSNGPCVAKRLSGCGAGHEYFAVAENGDLYPCHQFVGRKRYKLGSIYDGVTDEELPPYFRESHVLNKEKCADCWARFFCSGGCHANADLFHGDIRKPYEVGCEIQKKRLECALYVQALLALEKEEQVHTAAL from the coding sequence ATGAAAGAGAGAATACATAAGTTCAAGCAGGCGGACAGCTTCATCCTGCTTGACGTCAATAGCGGCGCCGTCCATGTCGTCGACGAGATGATCTACGACATCATGGACGTCTTCGACGGCACGAACGATCGGGCGGTCGTCGATGCGCTCGGGGCGAAGTACCCGAGGGCGGAACTTTCCGAAGCGCTTGAAGAGCTGCACGAACTCATGGCGCTTGGCGAGCTTTTCGCGCCCGACATCGACGTGCCGCCGACGTTTTCCCAGAAGGGACTCGTGAAGTCGCTGTGCCTGATGGTCGCGCAGGACTGCAACCTGCGCTGCAAATACTGCTTCGGCGACGGCGGCAACTACGGCATGGAGCGTGCCGTCATGTCGCCCGAGGTCGGATGTCGCGCCGTCGATTTCCTCATCGAGGGTTCAGGGCCGCGCAAACACTGCGAGATTGACTTCTTCGGCGGTGAGCCGCTCCTCAACATGAAGACGATCAAGAAGGTGACGGAGCATATAAGGAAGCGCGAGAAGGAGACGGGCAAGATCTTCAAGCTCACGCTGACGACGAACGGCATGCTCTTGAACGATGCGAACATCGCGTGGCTCAACGCGAACGATTTCTCGCTCGTCCTGTCGCTCGACGGGCGCAGGGAGACGAACGACGCCATGCGCCCCGACGTCGGAGGGCACGGCACTTATGACCGCATCGTGGAAAACTTCCGAAGGTGTCTTGCGAGCCGCGCGGGCGGCGACTGGGACTATCGCGGCGTCTATACCTATCTTCGCGGCACTTACACGAAGCGCAATCTCGACTTCACCGAGGACGTGCTCTCGATGCACGATGCGGGATTCAATATCCTCTCGGTCGAGCCCGTCGTCTTGAAGGACAGCCCGCTCGCCCTCATGGAAGAAGATTTGCCGCGCATCCGCGAGGAGTACGACCGCCTCGCCGCCGCTTACATGGAGCGGCATCGCGCGGGCAGGGGATTCTTCTTCTTCCACTTCAACATGGACTTGTCGAACGGCCCTTGCGTCGCCAAGCGCCTCTCGGGCTGCGGCGCGGGTCACGAATACTTCGCCGTCGCGGAAAACGGCGACCTCTACCCGTGTCATCAATTCGTCGGCAGAAAGCGCTACAAGCTCGGCAGCATCTACGACGGAGTGACGGACGAAGAACTGCCGCCGTACTTTCGCGAGTCGCACGTCCTCAACAAGGAAAAATGCGCCGACTGCTGGGCACGCTTCTTCTGCAGCGGCGGCTGTCATGCCAACGCCGACCTATTCCACGGCGACATAAGGAAGCCTTACGAGGTCGGCTGCGAGATCCAGAAAAAACGCCTCGAATGTGCGCTCTACGTGCAGGCGCTGCTGGCGTTGGAGAAGGAAGAGCAGGTGCACACGGCTGCTCTGTAG
- a CDS encoding glycosyltransferase family 2 protein, translated as MNRIVVVSMVRNEEDIIESFVRWHCAIADAVIVLDHRSTDRTKEILCALRDEGLPLILTEAEDMAYRQWEYTTELVVRAFREFSADVVCPLDADEFLLADTEDVFQSRRILQNLELGVYYHLAWIDHFLTRPEEDRDMFLLARDHVRERSPRMESKVLLTRRDEDIPLWLEGRMSIAQGNHFVAIRENGRSVSCPMREVAGLYLAHFPERSIEQILSKNIVGWLTNVAKFSGGTVMAIHWRLIFQAYLAHERFEMSTASDPLPSRQNAFRGRFPLRFTREEVPEHKLLRNIMLTAEGIAEANAQKEAVLRIVERDGRKCVEPPVVSVLIPFYADIQALRLSLSDLALQKYPFYECILLCFSPVEKERLRVLAEEAGISHPIILTEAEVQHVPQHVRGTYVQYFLPDVSHNSACLQQMVTSLALNDDISFVMADAEVSEGDVPEPPVYLEFATYGLPFYVFESDDLRKTILKQGKFPKGGMSEALFRRETMESCNYLLRELQDMSLQRLSLWLSIFEKTSRVGFFKKALVQVRRRLSSEEKLLCHMEWLLLLEQEIQTRKRGISSEELKVAVTLAIDGNRDGILAVRSGVSSGLYEACSRLRSELAQQVC; from the coding sequence TTGAATCGAATTGTCGTTGTGTCCATGGTGCGCAATGAAGAGGACATCATTGAGAGTTTCGTGCGCTGGCATTGTGCGATTGCAGATGCTGTGATCGTGCTCGATCATAGAAGTACGGATCGTACAAAGGAAATCTTGTGCGCACTGCGCGATGAGGGTCTGCCTCTTATCCTTACAGAGGCGGAGGATATGGCGTATAGGCAGTGGGAATATACGACGGAGCTTGTGGTTCGTGCGTTCCGCGAGTTTTCCGCGGATGTCGTATGCCCGCTAGATGCGGATGAGTTTTTACTGGCTGATACCGAGGATGTCTTTCAGAGTCGCCGCATTCTGCAAAATTTGGAGCTTGGAGTTTATTATCACTTGGCATGGATTGATCATTTCCTTACGCGCCCCGAGGAAGATCGGGACATGTTCCTTCTCGCACGCGACCATGTGCGAGAACGGAGTCCCAGAATGGAAAGCAAGGTTTTGTTGACTCGCAGAGACGAGGATATTCCCCTTTGGCTGGAGGGAAGGATGTCCATTGCGCAGGGAAATCATTTCGTGGCGATTCGTGAAAACGGCAGGTCAGTATCTTGTCCGATGCGCGAAGTAGCAGGACTATACCTTGCACATTTCCCAGAACGCAGCATAGAGCAGATCCTATCCAAAAACATTGTTGGCTGGCTCACGAATGTAGCAAAGTTTTCCGGCGGAACTGTTATGGCAATCCATTGGCGTCTTATTTTTCAAGCATACCTCGCGCATGAACGGTTCGAAATGTCAACGGCAAGCGATCCCTTACCGAGTCGGCAGAACGCTTTTCGAGGACGTTTCCCGCTTCGTTTCACACGGGAGGAAGTTCCCGAGCATAAGCTGCTGCGCAACATCATGCTGACGGCGGAAGGCATTGCGGAGGCCAATGCGCAGAAGGAAGCCGTTCTCCGCATAGTGGAAAGAGATGGTCGAAAGTGTGTAGAACCGCCCGTGGTCAGTGTGCTTATTCCTTTTTATGCCGACATACAGGCGCTTCGCCTTTCTCTTAGCGATCTTGCTTTGCAAAAATATCCTTTTTATGAATGCATCCTCCTGTGCTTTTCTCCCGTGGAAAAGGAGCGCCTCCGCGTCCTTGCCGAAGAGGCGGGGATATCGCATCCTATTATTCTGACAGAGGCTGAGGTTCAGCATGTGCCGCAGCATGTCCGTGGCACCTATGTGCAGTATTTCCTGCCGGACGTTTCCCACAATAGCGCCTGCTTGCAGCAGATGGTGACCTCGCTTGCACTGAACGATGATATTTCTTTTGTGATGGCGGATGCTGAAGTATCGGAGGGAGATGTTCCTGAGCCGCCCGTTTATTTGGAGTTTGCCACGTATGGACTGCCGTTTTATGTTTTTGAAAGTGACGACCTGCGAAAGACAATTCTCAAACAGGGGAAATTTCCTAAAGGCGGCATGTCCGAAGCGCTCTTTCGACGTGAGACGATGGAATCTTGCAATTATCTTCTAAGAGAACTGCAAGATATGAGTCTGCAAAGGCTTTCTCTATGGCTCTCAATCTTTGAGAAAACAAGCCGCGTCGGCTTCTTTAAGAAAGCGCTCGTTCAGGTTCGGCGAAGGCTCAGTTCAGAGGAAAAACTCCTTTGCCACATGGAATGGCTATTGTTGCTTGAGCAGGAGATTCAAACGAGAAAACGGGGGATTTCTTCAGAAGAACTGAAAGTTGCCGTTACGCTTGCCATAGATGGCAACCGCGATGGAATCCTCGCCGTCCGGTCTGGCGTAAGTTCTGGACTTTATGAAGCGTGCAGCAGACTTCGGTCAGAACTGGCGCAGCAGGTATGCTGA
- a CDS encoding DeoR/GlpR family DNA-binding transcription regulator, with amino-acid sequence MISIDRKKFILDYLQQNETVTSSVLVQALNVTAMTISRDLKQLEEKGLLVRTHGGAMLPNYIVEETSYAKKKVRDIEVKRRIAEAALRQIRAGMTVFFDAGTTTFEIADRLKKSAPANITVVTNDLHIGAHLYSQTEIRTILLGGVVLPETGAVAGAMATEQLVRYGIDLAFVGTSAVTEDFFLVVPTESKCVFKRKLLEISEVSILVADRSKFRKKKLYKAAHMSELDRVITDYPFTKTEVKKAMPRGEIIAI; translated from the coding sequence ATGATTTCGATCGACAGGAAGAAATTTATTCTTGACTACCTGCAGCAGAATGAAACGGTCACGAGCAGCGTCCTGGTGCAGGCGCTCAATGTCACGGCCATGACGATTAGCCGTGATCTCAAACAGTTGGAAGAGAAGGGGCTGCTCGTGCGCACGCACGGCGGAGCCATGCTGCCAAACTACATCGTGGAAGAGACTTCGTATGCGAAGAAGAAGGTGCGCGATATCGAAGTTAAGCGGCGCATCGCGGAGGCGGCGCTGCGGCAGATCCGTGCGGGTATGACGGTCTTCTTCGATGCAGGCACGACGACGTTCGAGATTGCTGACCGTTTGAAGAAATCAGCGCCCGCTAATATCACGGTTGTGACGAACGATTTGCACATAGGTGCGCATCTGTATTCTCAAACAGAGATTCGTACCATCCTCTTGGGCGGTGTCGTCTTGCCGGAGACAGGGGCTGTTGCGGGTGCTATGGCGACGGAGCAGCTTGTGCGTTACGGCATTGATCTCGCCTTTGTCGGCACGTCTGCCGTCACGGAGGACTTCTTTCTTGTCGTACCGACGGAGAGCAAGTGCGTGTTCAAGCGGAAACTCCTTGAGATAAGCGAGGTTTCGATACTTGTCGCTGATCGATCGAAGTTCCGCAAGAAAAAGCTCTATAAGGCGGCTCATATGAGCGAACTGGATCGCGTCATCACGGATTATCCGTTTACGAAGACAGAGGTGAAGAAGGCGATGCCGCGTGGAGAAATTATCGCGATTTGA
- a CDS encoding four-carbon acid sugar kinase family protein: MKGVIVADDLTGANASGVLLKKIGLSVSSLFRLTGATEHKADVLAYSTASRGLSSEEAFRRVREAFLQLKSGGEFFNKRIDSTLRGNIGAEIDGALSALGDDFTAIVVPAYPDSGRIVANRTMLVNGMLLTESDAGRDPKMPVASDDVVDLVAQQTRHEVRYFSLKDLAQDVDSFAAAVREAAKEVRVLVFDAVRNEDVQKIAKAVLQSGCRVLTVDPGPLTMQFVYEMQVKEKREQKVLLVIGSVTATTKRQIADLLQKRRVFFVDMRVKEFFEKERREAEIRRVVNKICDAVDAEDVLLLTTTPLSDEGHLDLKATAKALGVTPEDVSRILSGTLTEAAGEILEKSGKLEGIYCSGGDITIALLEKLDADGIEVRDEVLPLAVYGRILGGRLPKLRIVTKGGMIGGDDAIGLCLEKIAKDIAL; encoded by the coding sequence ATGAAAGGCGTGATTGTTGCTGACGATCTGACAGGGGCGAATGCATCGGGCGTGCTCCTCAAGAAAATTGGACTTAGTGTGAGCAGTCTCTTTCGCCTGACTGGAGCGACAGAGCACAAGGCGGATGTGCTGGCCTACTCGACGGCGAGCCGCGGATTATCCTCCGAGGAGGCTTTCCGACGTGTCAGAGAAGCCTTTTTGCAGTTGAAGTCGGGTGGTGAATTTTTCAACAAGCGCATTGATTCGACGCTGCGCGGCAATATCGGAGCGGAGATTGACGGGGCACTTTCCGCCTTGGGCGACGACTTTACGGCGATTGTCGTACCCGCTTATCCCGACTCGGGACGCATCGTCGCAAATCGAACGATGCTCGTGAACGGCATGCTTCTGACAGAGTCGGATGCGGGGCGCGATCCGAAGATGCCCGTTGCATCGGATGATGTTGTAGATCTTGTCGCGCAGCAAACGCGCCACGAGGTGCGATACTTTTCGTTGAAAGATTTGGCGCAGGACGTGGACTCGTTTGCCGCTGCCGTCAGAGAAGCGGCGAAGGAGGTGCGCGTTCTCGTCTTTGATGCGGTGCGCAATGAAGATGTGCAGAAGATCGCCAAAGCGGTGCTGCAGAGCGGCTGCCGCGTGCTGACGGTCGATCCCGGGCCCTTGACCATGCAGTTTGTGTACGAGATGCAGGTGAAGGAAAAGCGCGAACAGAAGGTTTTGCTCGTCATCGGCAGCGTGACGGCGACGACGAAGCGGCAGATTGCCGATTTGCTGCAAAAGAGGCGCGTATTCTTTGTCGACATGCGCGTGAAGGAGTTTTTCGAGAAGGAGCGGCGTGAGGCGGAAATTCGGCGGGTCGTCAATAAGATCTGTGATGCCGTAGACGCTGAAGACGTTCTCTTGCTGACGACGACGCCGCTTTCTGATGAGGGACATCTCGATCTCAAGGCGACTGCGAAGGCACTCGGTGTCACTCCGGAGGATGTGTCACGCATCCTTTCCGGCACATTGACCGAGGCTGCGGGCGAGATCTTGGAGAAGAGCGGCAAACTCGAGGGTATTTATTGTTCGGGTGGTGACATCACGATTGCTCTCTTGGAGAAGTTGGACGCCGACGGCATTGAGGTGCGTGACGAGGTTCTGCCGCTTGCTGTCTACGGGCGCATTCTTGGCGGTCGCCTGCCGAAGCTGCGCATTGTGACGAAGGGGGGGATGATCGGCGGCGATGATGCGATCGGGCTTTGCTTGGAAAAAATCGCCAAGGATATTGCCCTTTGA
- the pdxA gene encoding 4-hydroxythreonine-4-phosphate dehydrogenase PdxA yields MEKNVMEKPLIGVPMGDPAGVGAEITVKSLLDKKVTDVARVIVVGDKGTMEQAIGVCGVKARIHTVEDPAAAVDEAGVINLIDLKNVDMAKLKMGEVQAMCGQAAFDYIKKCVELAMAHKIDAIATTPINKESLRAAKINYIGHTEILGGLSNSRDPLTMFEVDEMRVFFLTRHMSLRDACDAITKERVLEYIRRCTKALKQLGVEGKMAVAGLNPHSGEHGLFGWEEVKEIAPAVEEAQKEGYDVVGPIGPDSVFHQALQGRYQAVLSLYHDQGHIATKTYDFERTIAVTLDMPFLRTSVDHGTAFDIAGKGIVSAVSMVEAIRLAAKYAPNFKQG; encoded by the coding sequence ATGGAAAAGAATGTGATGGAAAAACCTCTGATCGGTGTGCCTATGGGCGATCCTGCCGGAGTCGGTGCGGAGATCACCGTCAAATCTTTGCTCGACAAGAAGGTGACGGATGTTGCGAGGGTCATCGTCGTCGGCGATAAGGGCACGATGGAGCAAGCAATCGGTGTCTGCGGTGTAAAAGCGCGCATCCATACGGTGGAGGATCCTGCGGCTGCCGTCGATGAGGCGGGCGTCATCAATCTTATTGATCTCAAAAATGTCGATATGGCGAAGCTGAAGATGGGCGAAGTCCAAGCGATGTGCGGACAGGCGGCATTTGATTACATCAAGAAGTGCGTGGAGCTGGCGATGGCGCACAAGATTGATGCGATTGCCACGACGCCGATCAATAAGGAGTCTCTGCGTGCGGCGAAGATTAACTACATCGGACATACGGAGATTCTTGGCGGACTGTCGAACTCGCGTGATCCGCTGACGATGTTCGAGGTTGACGAGATGCGCGTATTCTTCCTCACGCGTCACATGTCACTGCGCGATGCCTGTGATGCCATTACGAAGGAGCGCGTGCTTGAGTATATCCGCCGCTGCACGAAAGCATTGAAGCAGCTCGGCGTTGAGGGAAAGATGGCCGTCGCGGGACTCAATCCGCACTCGGGTGAGCATGGGCTCTTCGGTTGGGAAGAAGTCAAGGAAATTGCGCCTGCTGTGGAAGAGGCGCAGAAGGAAGGCTATGATGTCGTGGGCCCGATCGGTCCAGACTCCGTCTTTCATCAGGCGTTGCAGGGACGCTATCAGGCGGTTCTTTCCCTCTATCACGATCAAGGTCATATCGCGACGAAGACGTATGACTTCGAGCGTACGATCGCCGTCACACTCGATATGCCGTTCCTGCGCACGTCGGTCGATCACGGCACGGCTTTCGACATCGCCGGAAAGGGCATCGTGAGTGCCGTGAGCATGGTGGAGGCGATCCGCCTCGCAGCAAAATATGCCCCGAATTTCAAGCAGGGATGA
- a CDS encoding GntP family permease encodes MAAETQILIGLGFGIACLIFMIMKTKIHTFLALILATVLVGVIGGIEFKQIVASITKGFGGTLGSIGIIIGFGVMMGQLFEVSGAAKRMALCFLKLFGKGREEIAMALTGFLVSIPIFCDSGFVILTPLAKAISTEARKSIVSIGIALATGLVITHTMVPPTPGPVGVAGIFEVSVGSLILWGLVLSVPMLIGPLLFAKWAGERIWQIPTADGGWTRDRSYTASNQGSSIYDDAHLPSAFISFAPIVVPILLILIGTVAAAMGMKGQIADAIQFFGTPVIAVGIGLLLTIYGLTGSLDRKRVLEEMETGIKSAGIIILITGGGGAFGMLIRDSGVGTVLAEAMLQTSIPAILLPFFIATIVRFIQGSGTVAMITAASITAPIIANLSVNPVFAALAACVGSLFYSYFNDSFFWVVNRSIGITEGKEQLRLYSVASTIAWATGIIVLLILNAMFG; translated from the coding sequence ATGGCTGCAGAAACGCAAATACTCATAGGTCTTGGCTTTGGTATTGCCTGCTTGATTTTCATGATCATGAAGACCAAGATTCATACATTCTTGGCGCTGATCTTGGCAACCGTCCTCGTCGGTGTGATCGGCGGCATCGAGTTCAAGCAGATTGTCGCGAGCATCACGAAGGGTTTCGGCGGTACGCTTGGGAGCATTGGCATCATCATCGGCTTCGGCGTCATGATGGGCCAGCTCTTCGAGGTATCGGGTGCGGCGAAGCGCATGGCTCTGTGCTTTCTCAAGCTTTTCGGCAAGGGACGTGAAGAAATCGCTATGGCGTTGACGGGCTTCCTCGTCTCCATCCCGATTTTCTGTGATTCGGGTTTTGTCATCTTGACGCCTCTGGCTAAGGCGATTTCTACAGAAGCGCGCAAGTCGATCGTATCCATCGGCATCGCTCTCGCCACCGGTCTCGTTATCACGCATACGATGGTGCCGCCGACCCCGGGACCTGTGGGAGTCGCAGGTATCTTTGAAGTGAGCGTCGGATCCTTGATTCTTTGGGGACTCGTGCTCTCCGTGCCGATGCTCATCGGGCCTTTGCTCTTTGCGAAGTGGGCGGGCGAAAGGATTTGGCAGATTCCGACAGCGGATGGCGGTTGGACGCGTGACAGATCGTATACGGCATCGAACCAGGGAAGCAGCATCTACGATGACGCGCATCTGCCTTCGGCCTTCATTTCGTTTGCGCCGATCGTCGTTCCGATCCTTTTGATTCTTATTGGTACAGTGGCGGCTGCCATGGGGATGAAAGGGCAGATTGCCGATGCCATTCAGTTCTTCGGTACACCGGTTATTGCCGTCGGCATCGGGCTTCTCCTGACGATCTATGGTCTGACGGGAAGTCTCGACAGGAAACGCGTGTTGGAAGAAATGGAGACAGGCATCAAGTCGGCGGGCATCATCATCCTCATCACAGGCGGCGGCGGTGCTTTCGGCATGTTGATCCGCGACAGCGGCGTCGGCACGGTTTTGGCCGAAGCCATGCTGCAGACGAGCATTCCTGCCATCTTGCTGCCGTTCTTCATCGCGACGATCGTGCGCTTCATCCAAGGCAGCGGCACGGTGGCGATGATTACGGCGGCCTCGATCACGGCGCCGATTATCGCGAATCTCTCCGTGAACCCCGTCTTCGCGGCTCTCGCCGCCTGTGTGGGATCGCTCTTCTATTCGTACTTTAACGACAGCTTCTTCTGGGTCGTCAACCGCTCCATCGGTATCACTGAAGGTAAGGAGCAGCTGCGCCTCTACTCTGTCGCCAGCACGATTGCTTGGGCTACCGGTATCATCGTGCTCCTGATTCTCAACGCGATGTTCGGTTGA
- a CDS encoding NADH peroxidase: MKKFVCTVCGYVHEGDQAPAECPICHAPASKFVEQTGDMQYADEHHVGAAKGADEKVIEGLRMNFTGECSEVGMYLAMSRQADREGYPEIAEAFKRYAFEEAEHAAKFAELLGEVLTNSTKENLKMRVDAEHGACAGKKELATLAKQLNLDAIHDTVHEMCKDEARHGRGFKGLFDRYFGNK; the protein is encoded by the coding sequence ATGAAAAAGTTTGTTTGCACGGTTTGCGGTTATGTTCACGAGGGCGACCAGGCTCCGGCAGAGTGTCCGATCTGTCATGCTCCCGCTTCCAAGTTCGTCGAGCAGACGGGCGACATGCAGTATGCGGACGAGCATCATGTCGGCGCCGCCAAGGGCGCAGATGAAAAGGTCATCGAAGGCCTGCGCATGAACTTCACGGGCGAGTGTTCCGAGGTCGGCATGTACCTCGCGATGAGCCGCCAGGCAGACCGCGAAGGCTATCCCGAGATCGCCGAGGCCTTCAAGCGCTACGCTTTCGAGGAAGCCGAGCATGCAGCGAAGTTCGCGGAGCTTCTCGGCGAGGTTCTGACGAACAGCACGAAGGAGAACCTCAAGATGCGCGTCGACGCCGAGCACGGCGCCTGCGCAGGCAAGAAGGAGCTCGCTACGCTCGCGAAGCAGCTGAACCTCGACGCCATCCACGACACCGTGCACGAGATGTGCAAGGACGAGGCGCGTCACGGCCGCGGCTTCAAGGGGCTCTTTGACCGCTACTTCGGCAATAAGTAA
- the tsaE gene encoding tRNA (adenosine(37)-N6)-threonylcarbamoyltransferase complex ATPase subunit type 1 TsaE: MIGRETTEGFGKKFGAMAEGRGALLWKGVAAMFTVQTASPEETAALAERIGALCPAGTVFALAGDLGAGKTLFVQGLARGLGFSGEVTSPTFNLMNVYEGKMRLTHFDVYRLERAEELYDIGFYEYADDSEGVVVVEWFDKFSEEMPADYVRVTIERVASSSGEVDSEEAADRRRLCFSLVGVQLKEFFEEMRDVVDSGD; this comes from the coding sequence ATGATAGGCAGAGAAACGACGGAGGGCTTCGGCAAAAAGTTCGGCGCGATGGCTGAGGGACGCGGCGCTCTCCTATGGAAAGGTGTTGCAGCAATGTTTACGGTGCAAACGGCTTCCCCCGAGGAGACGGCGGCGCTCGCCGAGCGCATCGGGGCGCTTTGCCCGGCGGGAACGGTCTTCGCGCTCGCGGGCGATCTCGGCGCGGGAAAGACGCTCTTCGTGCAGGGATTGGCGCGCGGTTTGGGTTTTTCGGGCGAGGTCACGAGTCCGACGTTCAACTTGATGAACGTATATGAAGGGAAGATGCGCCTTACGCATTTCGACGTCTATCGCTTGGAGCGTGCCGAGGAGCTTTATGACATCGGCTTCTATGAGTATGCAGACGATTCCGAGGGCGTCGTCGTCGTCGAATGGTTCGACAAGTTCAGCGAGGAGATGCCCGCAGACTATGTGCGCGTGACGATCGAGCGCGTGGCGTCTTCGTCGGGGGAGGTCGATTCAGAGGAGGCGGCGGATCGCCGCCGGCTGTGTTTTTCGCTTGTGGGAGTGCAGCTCAAGGAATTTTTTGAGGAGATGAGGGACGTTGTCGATTCTGGCGATTGA
- the tsaB gene encoding tRNA (adenosine(37)-N6)-threonylcarbamoyltransferase complex dimerization subunit type 1 TsaB, with amino-acid sequence MSILAIDTASSVSSVAVASEGKLQAEVTVEAGRTHSETLLSHIEGALSFAGVERSALTGVAVGIGPGSFTGLRIGLATAKAIAYGLGIPLVGVSTLAALALAFPVPDVHTLALMDAQKGNAYAGLYEWRDGSLHEVRPVRVAPLAEAIAEAADRGKPVLLTGELAVKKRARLGNLPDNVTLAPAHLLTARASHVAWLGIARLAAGECDDPMTLEPFYIRRSEAEVLWEKRHGKEKTEGASC; translated from the coding sequence TTGTCGATTCTGGCGATTGATACGGCAAGCTCGGTGTCGAGCGTCGCCGTGGCGAGCGAGGGGAAACTGCAGGCGGAAGTGACGGTTGAGGCGGGGCGCACGCATTCGGAGACGCTTCTTTCGCATATCGAGGGGGCGCTCTCCTTCGCGGGCGTCGAGCGCTCGGCTCTTACGGGCGTCGCCGTGGGCATCGGTCCCGGCTCTTTCACGGGGCTTCGCATCGGCTTGGCGACAGCGAAGGCTATCGCTTACGGTCTGGGCATCCCGCTCGTCGGCGTCTCGACCTTGGCGGCGCTCGCACTCGCCTTCCCCGTGCCGGACGTTCATACGCTCGCCCTGATGGACGCGCAGAAGGGAAACGCCTATGCAGGTCTCTACGAGTGGCGTGACGGGAGTTTGCACGAGGTGCGTCCCGTGCGCGTCGCGCCGCTTGCCGAGGCGATCGCCGAGGCGGCGGACAGGGGAAAGCCTGTATTGCTGACGGGCGAACTCGCCGTGAAGAAGCGGGCGCGTCTCGGAAATTTGCCCGACAATGTCACGCTCGCGCCCGCGCATCTTCTGACGGCGCGCGCCTCGCACGTTGCATGGCTCGGTATCGCGCGGCTTGCGGCGGGCGAGTGCGATGATCCCATGACGCTGGAGCCGTTCTACATTCGGCGCTCGGAGGCGGAGGTGCTTTGGGAAAAGCGTCATGGCAAAGAGAAGACGGAGGGGGCGTCATGCTGA
- the rimI gene encoding ribosomal protein S18-alanine N-acetyltransferase: MLTFRKMLPTDAAAVEKVELACFSMPWSRESFWEEAAQEAAYYLLALDDGEVIGYVGVWLLGEEGHITNVAVAPEMRRRGVGAALLAELMRIVLERSVRSMTLEVRPSNEAALALYKKFGFRSVGRRPHYYTDNAEDAEILWNTDIEATLATLGGTDGKGDEAHG; this comes from the coding sequence ATGCTGACCTTTCGCAAGATGCTGCCCACGGACGCCGCTGCCGTCGAGAAGGTGGAGCTGGCGTGCTTTTCCATGCCGTGGTCGCGCGAGTCTTTCTGGGAGGAGGCCGCGCAGGAAGCGGCTTACTACTTGTTGGCGCTCGACGACGGAGAAGTCATCGGCTACGTCGGCGTCTGGCTGCTCGGCGAGGAGGGCCACATCACGAACGTCGCCGTTGCGCCCGAGATGCGCCGGCGCGGCGTCGGCGCAGCGCTGCTCGCAGAACTCATGCGGATTGTTTTGGAGCGCAGCGTGCGCAGCATGACGCTTGAAGTGCGTCCGTCGAACGAGGCGGCGCTCGCGCTCTACAAGAAGTTCGGCTTTCGGAGCGTCGGCAGGCGGCCGCACTACTATACGGATAATGCGGAGGATGCGGAAATCCTCTGGAACACGGACATTGAAGCGACGCTCGCCACACTCGGCGGGACGGACGGAAAAGGAGATGAGGCGCATGGATAA